The following are encoded in a window of Narcine bancroftii isolate sNarBan1 chromosome 2, sNarBan1.hap1, whole genome shotgun sequence genomic DNA:
- the LOC138753702 gene encoding prostaglandin E2 receptor EP2 subtype-like has protein sequence MTNESCENITVITEGAGPFASATMFVTGVLGNVLALVVLGLHRRNPRSKMSLFHILVSGLIVTDLVGTLIISPMVLTAYARGRALLALNLCSYCAFAMAFFGLTSMFILFAMAVERCLSLSCPYFYQRHTSNRCGLIAIPAIYIFCLLFCSLPHLGIGLHAQYCPGTWCFIKMGVWRLEMKHRVYSLSYALLMKLLIVSVLLCNVSVIVHLCRMYRRQKSRRHPSARRARRHGLSQSEEVEHLVLLAIMTTTFVICSVPLTVRAYIGAFYHVKHFKNDLLALRCLSFNSIIDPWVFIILNSSVFKRILSRILCCKYTSKRQEPHPATLKQREIFMPESICHRHS, from the exons ATGACCAATGAATCTTGTGAGAACATCACCGTCATCACGGAAGGTGCCGGACCGTTCGCCAGCGCCACGATGTTCGTGACCGGGGTGCTGGGCAACGTGCTGGCGCTGGTGGTGCTCGGGCTGCACCGACGCAACCCCAGGAGCAAGATGTCGCTCTTCCACATCCTGGTGAGCGGTCTGATCGTCACCGACCTGGTGGGAACGCTGATCATCAGCCCGATGGTGCTGACCGCCTACGCCCGGGGCCGCGCGCTGCTGGCGCTCAACTTGTGCAGCTACTGCGCCTTCGCCATGGCTTTCTTCGGGCTCACCTCCATGTTCATCCTGTTTGCCATGGCGGTGGAGCGCTGCCTCTCCCTCAGCTGCCCCTACTTCTACCAGCGCCACACCAGCAATCGCTGCGGGCTGATCGCCATCCCAGCGATTTACATCTTCTGCCTCCTCTTCTGCTCCCTCCCGCACCTGGGGATTGGCCTCCACGCGCAATATTGCCCGGGCACCTGGTGCTTCATCAAGATGGGAGTTTGGCGGCTGGAGATGAAGCACCGCGTCTATTCCCTGTCCTACGCCCTCCTGATGAAGCTGCTGATCGTCTCGGTGCTCCTGTGCAACGTCTCCGTGATCGTCCACCTCTGCCGAATGTACCGAAGGCAGAAGAGCCGCAGGCACCCGAGTGCCCGCCGAGCCAGGAGGCATGGCCTCAGCCAGTCCGAGGAAGTGGAGCACCTCGTTCTCCTGGCCATCATGACCACCACGTTTGTCATCTGTTCGGTGCCCCTCACG GTTCGTGCATACATCGGGGCATTTTACCATGTGAAGCACTTCAAAAATGATCTCCTGGCTCTCCGTTGCTTATCTTTTAATTCAATAATTGATCCCTGGGTTTTTATTATTCTCAATTCATCTGTGTTTAAAAGGATATTGTCCAGGATATTGTGCTGTAAATATACTTCTAAAAGACAAGAACCACATCCTGCTACTTTGAAACAGCGTGAAATATTCATGCCTGAGTCAATTTGCCACAggcattcctga